The following proteins are co-located in the Pseudomonas fluorescens genome:
- a CDS encoding L,D-transpeptidase family protein, with translation MFKKHACYLSICLLVAPLVATADELPADAVPPVSISPMQLALAQLPSVCPGLAPQIDAAAQLRLQAFYQQQGDSPLWSAADRRQALQAQLRLLADDGLDPSHYSLPATDATANVLCSDIGTSQQYLQALQDLHYGRLQQSRFEPLWHSQPPLQDPNTAVLAFAATGLHDLALAFDQARPSADLYRSLRSTYATVRLQPLPHWDPVASGPLLRPGMDDPRVPELARRLYNGGYLAKVPTGNGTQYRDELVKAVKAFQLSHSLQADGVIGAGTVAELNISPAMRRDQLRINLERFRWLAQDLEPEGVVVNVAAAQLSVYQSGIPVWQTRLQVGRAERQTPLLKSRITRLTLNPTWTIPPTIMREDKLPAIRLNPEYLRQQNLQVLDAQGHPLTADQVDWSRPGNILLRQEAGPRNPLGKIVMRFPNPYSVYLHDTPSQPLFTKGPRAFSSGCVRVEQPMLLRDLLVTPAERTRTDELLATGMTHEFRLATPVPVLLGYWTVEVDRQGGLLYAPDIYGRDPVLMKAMGALL, from the coding sequence TTGTTCAAAAAACACGCATGTTACTTGAGCATTTGCCTGCTCGTTGCACCATTGGTCGCGACAGCCGATGAGCTGCCGGCAGACGCCGTGCCGCCTGTATCGATCAGCCCGATGCAACTGGCCCTCGCGCAGTTACCCAGCGTTTGCCCGGGCCTTGCCCCACAAATAGACGCAGCGGCTCAACTGCGCTTGCAAGCGTTTTACCAGCAGCAGGGCGACAGTCCGCTGTGGTCAGCCGCTGATCGCCGCCAGGCCTTGCAAGCCCAATTGCGGTTGCTGGCTGACGACGGCCTGGACCCCAGCCACTATAGCCTGCCCGCAACAGACGCCACGGCCAACGTGCTGTGCAGCGATATCGGCACCAGCCAGCAATACCTGCAAGCCCTGCAGGACTTGCACTACGGGCGTTTGCAGCAGTCGCGCTTCGAGCCGCTGTGGCATTCCCAGCCACCGCTCCAAGACCCCAACACCGCAGTGCTGGCCTTTGCTGCGACCGGCCTGCACGACCTGGCCCTGGCGTTTGACCAGGCGCGCCCCAGCGCCGACCTCTACCGCAGTTTGCGCAGTACCTATGCCACCGTGCGCCTGCAACCGTTGCCGCATTGGGACCCAGTCGCCTCCGGCCCGTTGCTGCGCCCCGGCATGGACGACCCGCGCGTGCCCGAACTCGCGCGGCGTCTTTACAACGGCGGGTACCTGGCCAAAGTGCCGACCGGCAACGGCACGCAATACCGTGACGAACTGGTCAAGGCGGTCAAGGCCTTCCAGCTCAGCCACTCGTTGCAGGCAGACGGTGTGATCGGTGCGGGCACCGTGGCCGAGCTCAACATCAGCCCGGCGATGCGCCGCGACCAGCTGCGCATCAACCTCGAACGTTTCCGTTGGCTGGCCCAGGACCTGGAGCCCGAAGGGGTGGTGGTCAACGTCGCGGCCGCACAACTGAGTGTTTATCAGAGCGGTATCCCGGTGTGGCAAACCCGCTTGCAAGTCGGGCGGGCGGAGCGGCAGACGCCGTTGCTCAAGTCACGGATTACGCGGTTGACGCTCAACCCCACCTGGACGATCCCGCCCACCATCATGCGTGAGGACAAGCTCCCGGCCATCCGGCTCAACCCCGAATACCTGCGCCAGCAAAACCTGCAAGTGCTCGATGCCCAAGGTCACCCACTCACGGCCGACCAAGTGGACTGGTCGCGCCCCGGGAATATTCTCCTGCGCCAGGAAGCCGGCCCGCGCAACCCGTTGGGCAAGATCGTGATGCGCTTTCCCAACCCGTATTCGGTCTACCTGCATGACACGCCGAGCCAGCCGTTGTTCACCAAAGGCCCGCGCGCGTTCAGTTCGGGGTGTGTGCGGGTTGAGCAGCCCATGTTGCTGCGTGACTTGCTGGTAACCCCGGCCGAACGCACGCGCACCGATGAGTTGCTGGCGACCGGCATGACCCATGAATTCCGGCTGGCCACGCCCGTGCCGGTGCTGTTGGGGTACTGGACCGTGGAGGTCGACCGCCAGGGCGGGCTGCTGTACGCGCCGGATATTTATGGGCGTGACCCGGTGTTGATGAAGGCGATGGGCGCCTTGCTCTAG
- a CDS encoding AAA family ATPase produces MLIVFSGLPGTGKTTIARELARRTRAVYLRIDVIEQALRASAVLAGDVGASGYSVANALALSNLRVGQTVIADCVNPVKESREAWKAVAAAADVEWVNIQVVCSDQHEHQRRVESRAGDIPGLLPPTWQAVSAHEYEAWEEQPLTLDTARMTADQAVTRILAQIA; encoded by the coding sequence ATGCTTATTGTATTCAGCGGCCTGCCGGGCACCGGTAAAACCACGATTGCCCGTGAACTGGCACGGCGCACGCGCGCGGTGTACCTGCGCATCGATGTGATCGAGCAGGCGCTGCGGGCGTCGGCGGTACTCGCCGGCGATGTCGGCGCCAGCGGCTACAGCGTGGCAAATGCGCTGGCGTTGAGCAATTTGCGCGTGGGGCAGACGGTGATTGCGGACTGCGTGAACCCGGTCAAGGAAAGCCGGGAGGCGTGGAAAGCCGTGGCGGCGGCAGCCGATGTTGAGTGGGTGAACATCCAGGTGGTGTGTTCTGATCAACACGAACACCAACGCCGAGTGGAAAGTCGCGCTGGGGATATTCCCGGGCTGCTCCCCCCGACTTGGCAAGCGGTGTCAGCGCATGAGTACGAGGCCTGGGAAGAACAGCCTTTGACGCTCGACACCGCGCGGATGACAGCGGATCAGGCTGTCACCAGGATCTTGGCGCAGATCGCCTAG
- the yfcF gene encoding glutathione transferase, producing the protein MSHGPLRLYVDSMFTSPYAMSVFVTLREKGLAFDTVCLDLDAAHHQTAEFARLSMTQRVPTLVEGDFALSESSAICEYLDQAYPETAVYPADPRQRARARQVQAWLRSDLLPIRQERSTLVVFCGQKAPPLSPVAQVAAQKLIEAAQTLLAGNPVNLFGAWSIADVDLAVMLNRLILGGDRVPDELVAYARHQWQRPSVQAWVNLQRPAL; encoded by the coding sequence ATGAGCCATGGCCCGCTGCGCCTTTACGTTGATTCAATGTTCACCAGCCCTTACGCGATGTCGGTGTTCGTCACGCTGCGGGAAAAAGGCCTGGCCTTCGACACGGTCTGCCTTGATCTCGACGCGGCGCACCACCAGACCGCGGAGTTTGCGCGGCTGTCCATGACCCAGCGCGTGCCGACGTTAGTGGAGGGAGACTTTGCCCTGTCGGAGTCTTCGGCGATCTGTGAGTACCTGGATCAGGCCTACCCTGAAACTGCGGTGTACCCGGCGGACCCAAGGCAGCGGGCGAGGGCGCGACAGGTCCAGGCGTGGTTGCGCAGCGACCTGTTGCCGATTCGCCAGGAGCGCTCGACCCTGGTGGTGTTTTGCGGGCAAAAAGCCCCGCCGTTGTCGCCGGTGGCGCAAGTGGCGGCGCAAAAGTTGATCGAGGCGGCGCAGACGCTGTTGGCGGGCAACCCGGTGAACCTGTTCGGCGCATGGTCCATTGCTGACGTGGACTTGGCCGTGATGCTCAATCGCTTGATCCTCGGCGGTGACCGCGTGCCTGACGAGTTGGTCGCCTACGCCCGGCACCAGTGGCAGCGGCCCTCGGTACAGGCGTGGGTCAACCTGCAACGCCCGGCGCTTTAG
- a CDS encoding alginate lyase family protein — protein MKTTTVAITALLAVLSHAAMAAAQTPNLCQPAASSPTSKALLAAAQRQLADSPAPLPHLHTEGTLPNQGIRTQSIAAEKDWPLMRQAALAWRISGDPRYLKQVDDYLAAWADVYQPDFNPIDETNLDMLITAYALTADHLRLETRAASRRLISALGNGYIAQIQQFHGQKKGTQTNNWQSHRVKLVSVAAAALGDPAMFEHAHQLFKQQVADNILPDGSVTDFQDRDALHYVVYDLEPLVQAALAAKPYGGDWLNLKAKGASLAAALDWLVPYATGQRSHQEFVHTHVQFDKDRAAVGEAGYSGTWQPNSSATLFWLAAQLDTRYLPTATQLAAHPADWISACYLK, from the coding sequence ATGAAAACCACCACCGTCGCCATCACCGCACTGCTGGCCGTGCTTTCCCACGCGGCCATGGCGGCTGCGCAAACACCGAACCTGTGCCAGCCGGCCGCTTCGAGCCCGACGTCCAAAGCGCTGCTGGCCGCTGCCCAACGGCAGTTGGCCGACTCGCCCGCGCCGTTGCCGCATTTGCACACCGAAGGCACGCTGCCAAACCAGGGCATCCGCACGCAAAGCATTGCCGCCGAGAAGGACTGGCCGCTGATGCGCCAGGCGGCACTGGCCTGGCGCATCAGCGGCGATCCGCGTTACCTCAAGCAAGTCGACGACTACCTCGCCGCATGGGCCGACGTGTACCAGCCGGACTTCAACCCCATCGACGAAACCAACCTCGATATGCTGATCACGGCTTACGCGTTGACAGCCGATCACTTGCGCCTGGAAACCCGCGCGGCCAGTCGCCGTTTGATCAGCGCCCTGGGCAACGGCTATATCGCGCAGATCCAGCAATTTCACGGGCAGAAAAAAGGCACCCAGACCAATAATTGGCAGAGCCATCGCGTCAAGCTGGTCAGTGTGGCTGCCGCAGCCCTCGGCGACCCGGCCATGTTCGAGCACGCCCATCAATTATTCAAACAGCAGGTCGCCGATAACATCCTGCCCGACGGTTCGGTGACCGACTTTCAAGACCGTGACGCCTTGCATTACGTGGTCTACGACCTTGAGCCTCTGGTGCAAGCCGCGCTGGCGGCCAAGCCCTACGGCGGCGATTGGCTGAACCTCAAGGCCAAGGGTGCCTCGCTGGCCGCAGCCCTGGACTGGCTGGTGCCCTACGCCACGGGGCAACGCAGCCATCAGGAGTTCGTGCACACCCACGTGCAGTTCGACAAAGACCGCGCCGCCGTAGGCGAAGCCGGTTACAGCGGTACCTGGCAGCCCAACAGCAGCGCGACGCTGTTCTGGCTGGCCGCACAACTGGACACGCGCTATCTGCCCACGGCGACGCAATTGGCTGCGCACCCGGCGGACTGGATCAGCGCCTGCTATTTAAAGTAA
- a CDS encoding murein L,D-transpeptidase catalytic domain family protein: MLTFICRFGLITVTLATLSNVALAASATSPSLYSSLARSAPELNPTVLKSALSAVQCAVNNGEERSERLAVIDYSQPSTARRLWIFDLRKKTLVLRDLVAHGAKSGENFATQFSNLEGSHQSSLGLFRTQESYRGAHGYSLRMDGLEPGFNDQARDRALVIHAADYVNSAWSKREGRIGRSQGCPAVRPQVARQVVDKLKDGQFMFSWYPDQRWLKSSTYLNCKPQQVASSRTIRGG; encoded by the coding sequence ATGCTGACTTTTATATGCCGCTTCGGTTTGATCACCGTAACCCTGGCTACGCTGAGCAATGTTGCGCTCGCGGCCAGTGCCACGTCTCCTTCTTTGTATAGCAGCCTGGCGCGCTCGGCTCCAGAACTCAATCCCACCGTACTGAAAAGCGCCTTGAGCGCCGTGCAGTGCGCGGTCAATAACGGCGAGGAGCGCTCGGAGCGCCTGGCCGTTATTGACTACTCCCAGCCCTCTACCGCTCGTCGGCTGTGGATCTTCGATTTACGCAAAAAAACCCTGGTGCTCCGCGATCTGGTGGCCCACGGCGCCAAATCCGGGGAAAACTTCGCCACCCAGTTCTCGAACCTTGAAGGCAGCCACCAATCCAGCCTGGGCTTGTTTCGCACCCAGGAAAGTTACCGCGGCGCTCACGGTTACTCGTTGCGCATGGACGGCCTGGAGCCGGGCTTCAATGACCAGGCCCGCGACCGCGCCCTGGTGATCCATGCCGCCGACTACGTCAACTCGGCGTGGAGCAAGCGCGAAGGCCGAATCGGCCGCAGCCAGGGCTGCCCTGCCGTGCGCCCGCAAGTGGCGCGCCAGGTGGTAGACAAACTCAAGGATGGGCAGTTCATGTTTTCCTGGTACCCGGACCAGCGCTGGCTGAAGTCGTCGACCTACCTCAACTGCAAGCCCCAACAAGTGGCGAGTAGTCGTACAATCCGTGGTGGTTAG
- the metE gene encoding 5-methyltetrahydropteroyltriglutamate--homocysteine S-methyltransferase yields MAVAHSLGFPRIGRDRELKKAQEAFWKGELDEAGLRAVGRDLRKTHWALQKQAGIELLPAGDFAWYDQVLTHSLMFGVIPERFRPADGKATLHTLFGMARGVSDSCCGGAHAQEMTKWFDTNYHYLVPEFSVDQPFHLGWDELFEEVQEARDLGHNVKPVVIGPLTYLWLGKAKGGDFDKLDLLERLLPLYGQIFQRLADLGVEWVQIDEPILALDLPQAWKNAFERAYNLIQRDPLKKLVATYFGGLEENLGLAANLPVDGLHIDLVRAPDQYPTILDRLPAYKVLSLGVVNGRNVWRCDLEKALATLQHAHEKLGDRLWVAPSCSLLHSPVDLSREDTLDGELKSWLAFALQKCAEVAVLAQAVNAHDAPSVLAALAQSRAVQAARAASPRIHKPAVQARVAAVTANDSQRQSQFAQRIDKQRAGLNLPLFPTTTIGSFPQTASIRLARQSYKTGKLSAAEYVEAMHSEIKHAVEVQENLGLDVLVHGEAERNDMVEYFAEQLDGYAFTRFGWVQSYGSRCVKPAVIFGDLSRPKAMTVEWIRYAQGLTSKVMKGMLTGPVTLLMWSFPREDVSREVQARQLALAIRDEVVDLEAAGIKIVQIDEAAFREGLPLRRSQWQHYLDWASEAFRLCASGVRDETQIHTHMCYSEFNDVIESIAAMDADVITIETSRSDMELLDAFEAFAYPNDIGPGVYDIHSPRVPDVAQMVNLLRKAAKRIPAQRLWVNPDCGLKTRAWPETEAALIHMVAAARQLRAELA; encoded by the coding sequence ATGGCAGTCGCTCATTCCCTTGGATTTCCGCGCATTGGACGCGATCGTGAACTGAAAAAAGCGCAGGAAGCGTTTTGGAAGGGTGAACTCGACGAAGCCGGCCTGCGTGCCGTCGGCCGTGACCTGCGCAAGACCCATTGGGCGCTGCAAAAACAGGCCGGAATCGAGCTGTTGCCCGCCGGTGACTTCGCCTGGTACGACCAGGTACTGACACATTCGCTGATGTTCGGCGTGATCCCTGAACGTTTCCGCCCGGCCGATGGCAAAGCCACCTTGCACACCTTGTTCGGCATGGCGCGGGGGGTCAGTGACAGCTGCTGCGGCGGTGCCCACGCCCAGGAAATGACCAAGTGGTTCGACACCAACTACCACTACCTGGTGCCGGAATTCAGCGTCGACCAGCCGTTCCACCTCGGCTGGGATGAGCTGTTCGAAGAAGTGCAGGAAGCCCGTGATCTGGGCCACAACGTCAAGCCGGTCGTCATCGGCCCGCTGACTTATCTGTGGCTGGGCAAGGCCAAGGGCGGCGATTTCGATAAGCTCGACCTGCTTGAGCGCCTGCTGCCGTTGTACGGCCAGATCTTCCAGCGCCTGGCTGACCTGGGCGTTGAGTGGGTGCAAATCGACGAGCCGATCCTGGCGCTCGACCTGCCACAAGCGTGGAAAAACGCGTTTGAGCGTGCCTACAACCTGATCCAGCGTGACCCGCTGAAAAAGCTGGTTGCCACTTACTTCGGCGGCCTCGAAGAGAACCTCGGCCTGGCTGCCAACCTGCCGGTCGACGGCCTGCACATCGACCTGGTGCGCGCGCCGGATCAATACCCGACGATCCTCGACCGCTTGCCGGCGTATAAAGTGTTGTCGTTGGGGGTGGTCAACGGCCGTAACGTCTGGCGTTGCGACCTGGAAAAAGCCCTGGCGACCTTGCAACATGCGCATGAAAAGTTGGGTGATCGCCTGTGGGTTGCACCGTCCTGCTCGCTGCTGCACAGCCCGGTTGACTTGAGCCGTGAAGACACGCTGGATGGTGAACTGAAAAGCTGGTTGGCCTTCGCCCTGCAGAAGTGCGCGGAAGTCGCGGTGCTGGCCCAGGCCGTCAACGCACACGACGCACCGAGCGTGCTCGCCGCCCTGGCGCAAAGCCGCGCGGTACAAGCGGCCCGCGCCGCTTCACCGCGTATTCACAAGCCGGCGGTGCAAGCCCGTGTGGCGGCAGTTACCGCCAACGACAGCCAGCGCCAGTCGCAGTTCGCCCAGCGGATCGACAAACAGCGTGCCGGCCTGAACCTGCCGCTGTTCCCGACCACCACCATCGGGTCGTTTCCACAAACCGCGTCGATCCGCCTGGCGCGCCAGTCCTACAAAACCGGCAAGCTGAGCGCGGCCGAATACGTCGAAGCCATGCACAGCGAGATCAAACACGCCGTTGAAGTGCAGGAAAACCTTGGCCTGGATGTGCTCGTGCACGGTGAAGCCGAGCGTAACGACATGGTTGAATACTTCGCCGAGCAACTGGACGGCTACGCGTTCACCCGCTTTGGCTGGGTCCAGAGCTACGGTTCGCGCTGCGTGAAACCGGCGGTGATCTTTGGCGATCTGAGCCGTCCGAAGGCCATGACGGTGGAGTGGATCCGTTACGCCCAAGGCCTGACCAGCAAGGTCATGAAGGGCATGCTGACCGGCCCGGTGACCCTGCTGATGTGGTCGTTCCCACGGGAAGACGTGAGCCGTGAAGTGCAGGCGCGTCAACTGGCACTGGCGATTCGTGACGAGGTGGTCGACCTGGAAGCCGCCGGCATCAAGATCGTCCAGATCGACGAAGCCGCGTTCCGTGAAGGGCTGCCGTTGCGTCGCTCGCAGTGGCAGCACTACCTGGACTGGGCCAGCGAAGCGTTCCGTCTGTGCGCCAGCGGCGTGCGCGATGAAACCCAGATCCACACCCACATGTGCTACAGCGAGTTCAACGACGTGATCGAGTCCATCGCGGCAATGGATGCCGACGTCATCACCATCGAGACATCGCGTTCGGACATGGAGTTGCTGGACGCGTTCGAAGCCTTCGCTTACCCGAACGACATCGGCCCGGGTGTCTATGACATCCACTCGCCACGCGTGCCGGATGTGGCGCAAATGGTTAATTTGCTGCGCAAGGCGGCCAAGCGGATTCCGGCGCAGCGTCTGTGGGTCAACCCGGACTGCGGTTTGAAGACTCGCGCCTGGCCGGAGACTGAAGCGGCGCTGATCCATATGGTCGCGGCGGCGCGTCAACTGCGGGCTGAGCTGGCCTGA
- a CDS encoding creatininase family protein: MLLHKSTWIEIGQFLERSRTVVIPIGSNEQHGPTGLLGTDWMCPEIIAHEAQQHADILIAPTFNIGMAQHHLGFPGTISLRPSTFIAAIGDWVRSLAGHGFEKILFLNGHGGNIATIEAAFSELYAEASYARRPAGFALKLVNWWDLEGVNDLAHRQFPVGHGSHATPSEIAVTQWAYPESIKSAEYSPQIANTGPIREALDFRARFPDGRMGSDPALATVEKGGELVALAAQGLVNVVDSFSSEAKP; the protein is encoded by the coding sequence ATGCTTCTACATAAATCCACCTGGATCGAGATCGGGCAGTTTCTGGAGCGCAGCCGCACGGTGGTGATCCCCATCGGCTCCAACGAGCAACATGGCCCTACCGGCCTGCTGGGCACCGACTGGATGTGCCCGGAGATCATCGCTCATGAGGCGCAGCAGCACGCTGACATCCTGATCGCCCCGACCTTCAATATCGGCATGGCCCAGCACCACCTGGGCTTTCCCGGCACCATTTCGTTGCGCCCGTCCACCTTTATCGCCGCGATTGGCGACTGGGTGCGCTCGTTGGCCGGGCACGGTTTCGAGAAGATCCTGTTTTTGAATGGCCACGGCGGCAATATCGCCACCATCGAGGCTGCGTTTTCCGAGCTGTACGCCGAGGCCAGCTATGCGCGCCGCCCGGCCGGGTTCGCGCTGAAACTGGTGAACTGGTGGGATCTGGAAGGCGTCAACGACCTGGCCCACCGCCAATTCCCGGTCGGCCACGGCAGCCATGCCACGCCGTCGGAAATTGCGGTGACGCAGTGGGCCTACCCGGAATCGATCAAGTCCGCCGAGTATTCACCGCAGATCGCCAACACAGGGCCGATTCGCGAGGCACTGGACTTCCGCGCACGCTTCCCCGATGGACGCATGGGCTCGGACCCGGCCCTGGCGACCGTGGAAAAAGGTGGTGAGTTGGTCGCGCTGGCGGCTCAAGGGCTTGTCAACGTTGTCGACAGCTTCAGCAGCGAAGCAAAACCTTAA
- a CDS encoding DUF924 family protein produces MAGINEQSIEAVIQFWKQAGPKRWFAKDEAFDAAFRDGFHATHMQAARRELEGWLGSAHGALALLILLDQYPRNAFRGTAHMFATDPLARLYAHRMVEAGLDQLIEPELRAFCYLPFEHSEDPADQQRSVALNQHLDASTRHWANEHANIIQRFGRFPHRNAVLARATTPQEHEFLEAGGFAG; encoded by the coding sequence ATGGCAGGCATCAACGAGCAATCCATTGAGGCGGTGATTCAGTTCTGGAAGCAGGCCGGGCCCAAGCGCTGGTTCGCCAAGGACGAGGCGTTCGACGCGGCCTTTCGCGACGGGTTTCACGCGACCCACATGCAGGCGGCACGCCGCGAGTTGGAAGGCTGGCTGGGTTCTGCTCACGGCGCGCTGGCCTTGTTGATCCTGCTGGATCAGTACCCACGCAATGCGTTTCGCGGTACCGCGCATATGTTTGCCACCGACCCGCTGGCGCGTTTGTACGCACACCGGATGGTCGAGGCCGGGCTTGATCAGTTGATCGAGCCCGAACTGCGTGCGTTCTGTTATTTGCCGTTCGAGCATTCGGAAGACCCGGCGGATCAGCAGCGTTCAGTGGCGTTGAACCAGCACCTGGATGCCAGCACCCGCCACTGGGCCAATGAGCACGCGAATATCATCCAACGGTTCGGGCGTTTTCCCCATCGCAACGCGGTGCTGGCAAGAGCAACCACGCCACAGGAGCATGAATTTCTCGAGGCTGGCGGCTTCGCAGGTTAG
- the dapF gene encoding diaminopimelate epimerase, translated as MTLPFVKMHAHGDDFIIIDRRGQDDPITAQIARRLGNRHTGIGFNQLAVVLDCTDAAARIKFWNADGTPLQTCGSATRGVADRLMHETGSQSVVLRTDRGLLTCVRAAAQQVSVNMGAPSLDWAAVPLAAAIDTRTLPIDGAPAACSMGNPHCTYFVDDLAALDVAAVGPALETHPLFPARTNVHFVQVLDRQHIRLRIWERGGGVPLGSGSCCCGAVVNGIRRGLLDATVQVQCDGGTVTVQWDGQGGVVLTGSVEPIMQGAAYVL; from the coding sequence ATGACCTTGCCCTTCGTGAAGATGCATGCCCATGGCGATGACTTCATCATCATCGACCGCCGCGGTCAGGATGACCCGATTACCGCGCAGATCGCCCGTCGGCTGGGTAACCGCCATACCGGCATCGGCTTCAACCAATTGGCCGTGGTACTCGACTGCACCGACGCCGCCGCGCGTATCAAGTTCTGGAATGCCGATGGCACGCCGTTGCAAACCTGCGGCAGCGCCACCCGCGGCGTGGCCGACCGCTTGATGCATGAAACCGGCAGCCAGTCGGTGGTATTGCGCACCGACCGGGGCTTGTTGACCTGCGTGCGGGCGGCGGCGCAGCAGGTCTCGGTGAACATGGGCGCCCCCTCACTGGACTGGGCGGCAGTGCCGCTGGCCGCGGCGATCGACACGCGCACCTTGCCCATCGACGGCGCGCCGGCGGCGTGCAGCATGGGCAACCCGCACTGCACGTATTTCGTGGATGACCTGGCCGCGCTCGATGTGGCAGCCGTGGGCCCGGCGCTGGAAACGCATCCATTGTTCCCGGCCAGGACCAATGTGCATTTTGTGCAGGTGCTGGACCGCCAGCATATCCGCCTGCGCATCTGGGAACGTGGTGGTGGCGTGCCGCTGGGCTCCGGTTCGTGCTGCTGCGGGGCGGTGGTCAATGGGATCCGGCGCGGTTTGCTCGATGCCACGGTTCAAGTGCAGTGCGACGGCGGGACGGTCACCGTGCAGTGGGACGGGCAGGGCGGCGTCGTCTTGACCGGCAGCGTGGAGCCGATCATGCAGGGCGCGGCCTACGTGCTTTAG
- a CDS encoding alpha/beta hydrolase family protein, with protein MKQAVVVIHGIGEQRPMDTLRGFVEAMIPTDTPGGTPFYWSKPDRLSRNFDLRVLKSSGRTSTDFYEYYWAHKMQGTKVGHLLGWLWDIFKRPRRDIPDAIVPIWRTTRWTVMMLLLLVATGTLATAWGEFDHGDNPFALVPLLVAAIGLGLRYSALSYLGDAARYLSPNPQNVVVREQIRADGVELLRALHKKGDYDRIIVVGHSLGSVIAYDIVGYLWHEHHDQLTKVIPSNRELARRYADHAALQPVVKEALPKAGAALDGSLGSTLRFREQQAEAFIEQRGLGNPWRITDLVTVGSPMAHASLLLGRSVSDFKKRIERREAPACPPTEDTQGYGYNARQPVMLGQKPFTPHYLHHAAAFAVTRWTNLYFPAPFGLFGDVVGGPVKPVMGAGVLDLPVTVGKWQGWLARSWLSHTRYWSERGGAQGYLGTLTEDANAISHGPRPSATEALRWAVDLKGLRRFRPAPAVAALAQAEA; from the coding sequence ATGAAACAAGCAGTTGTCGTCATCCACGGCATCGGCGAACAACGCCCGATGGACACTTTACGCGGCTTCGTGGAAGCGATGATCCCGACCGACACGCCGGGCGGCACGCCGTTCTACTGGAGCAAGCCGGACCGGCTTTCGCGCAATTTCGACCTGCGCGTTCTGAAGTCGTCGGGGCGCACCAGCACGGATTTCTACGAGTATTACTGGGCCCACAAGATGCAAGGCACCAAGGTTGGCCACCTGCTGGGCTGGCTGTGGGATATTTTCAAGCGCCCGCGCCGTGACATTCCCGATGCCATCGTGCCGATCTGGCGCACTACCCGCTGGACGGTGATGATGCTCCTGCTGCTGGTCGCGACCGGCACCCTGGCCACGGCCTGGGGTGAGTTCGATCACGGCGACAACCCTTTTGCCCTGGTTCCGCTGCTGGTCGCCGCCATCGGCCTGGGGTTGCGCTATTCCGCGCTGTCCTATTTGGGTGACGCGGCACGCTACCTCAGCCCCAACCCGCAGAACGTCGTGGTGCGCGAACAGATCCGCGCCGATGGCGTGGAGTTGCTGCGCGCCCTGCACAAAAAGGGCGACTACGACCGCATCATCGTCGTCGGCCATAGTTTGGGCAGTGTGATTGCCTACGATATCGTCGGCTACCTGTGGCATGAACATCACGACCAACTGACCAAAGTCATCCCCAGCAACCGCGAACTGGCCAGACGTTATGCCGACCACGCCGCACTGCAACCGGTGGTCAAGGAAGCACTGCCCAAAGCCGGCGCGGCCCTCGACGGCAGCCTGGGCAGCACGTTGAGATTTCGCGAACAGCAGGCCGAGGCGTTTATCGAGCAGCGCGGCCTGGGCAACCCATGGCGCATCACCGACCTGGTCACTGTCGGCAGCCCGATGGCCCATGCCAGCCTGCTGCTGGGCCGCAGTGTGAGTGATTTCAAAAAACGCATTGAACGCCGCGAAGCCCCGGCCTGCCCGCCCACCGAAGACACCCAGGGCTACGGCTACAACGCCCGCCAGCCGGTGATGCTCGGCCAAAAACCGTTCACCCCGCACTACCTGCACCATGCGGCAGCATTTGCCGTGACGCGCTGGACCAATCTCTACTTCCCGGCGCCCTTCGGCCTGTTTGGCGATGTCGTCGGTGGCCCGGTCAAGCCAGTGATGGGCGCCGGCGTGCTGGACCTGCCGGTCACCGTCGGCAAGTGGCAAGGCTGGCTCGCCCGCTCCTGGCTGAGCCACACCCGTTACTGGAGCGAGCGCGGCGGTGCCCAGGGTTACCTCGGCACGCTGACCGAGGATGCCAACGCAATCAGCCACGGACCACGCCCCTCGGCCACCGAAGCGTTGCGCTGGGCGGTCGACCTCAAGGGCCTGCGGCGCTTTCGTCCAGCCCCCGCCGTGGCCGCCCTGGCGCAGGCCGAGGCCTAA